GCACGGTCACCCGGATACCGACACCGAACACGGTGAAGCTGGAGGAGAAGACCTTCTGCGCGGACTCCCAGCCGGCCATATCGTTGACGCTCTGGGTGGCCACCTGTCCGGCAACCAGTTTCGTGACGGCCAGGTTGATACCGGCCAGCATGAAGAACGTGCTCAGCGTGATCAGGAAGCTGGGGATCTTGGTCTTCATCACCAGGAAGCCGTTGAAGAAACCCACCGCCAACGACAGCACCAGCGCCAACGCGGCACCGACCCAGAGATTCAGGTGCAGGTTGTAGGCCAGCATCGATGCCGCCAGTGAACTGAACGTCACCGCGACGCCGGCCGAGAGGTCGAACTCGCCGCCGATCATCAGCAGCGCCACACCGCAGGCCATGATGCCGATAGTGCTGCTGGCGTAGAGCACGGTGGCCAGCGAGGAGGCCTCCCGGAACGGCGCCGCCACCACCAGGAACGCGATGAAGATGCCGATGGCGCCGATACCGGCACCCATCTCCGGGCGGATCAGTATGCGCTGTAGACGATTTCGTTCCTTGACTCGTTCGTCACGGACGACCGTGTGGTTTTCGAGGGTCACCTCGGTCTGGGTGGACATCTCTGCTCTTTCCGACACTGCTAGCGAGTTCCGCCCTTGGCCAGTTCGGCCACGGCGTCGATGTTGGTGTTGTCGATGAAGGCGGGCCCGGTCAGGGTCGGCTTCCCGCCACCGATGACGTTCTTGTTGTTCAGGTAGAGCCACAGCGAGTCGACGGCCAGGTAGCCCTGCAGGTAGGGCTGCTGGTCGACCGCCCACTGGATATCGCCACCCTTGATGGCGTCCACCAGCGCCGCGTTGGTGTCGAAGGTGCCGATCTTCGCCGAGCTGTTGGCGTTCTTGGCCGAGGTGACCGCGGTCAGCGCGAACGGCGCGCCGAGCGCGACGATCATGTCGATGGCGGGATCCTGCTGGAGCTTGGCGGTGATGGTCGATTCGACCGAGGGCATGTCCTTGCCGTTGACATTGAGGATCTCGGTGGCCCCGAACGTGTTCTTCATCCCCGCACAGCGGGCCTCGAGGTCGACGTTGCCCTGCTCATGGATGATGCAGATGGCTTTCTTTGCACCATCTTTGGCGACGCGCTCGCCCGCGCCCTGGCCGGCGATGTAACCGTCCTGACCGAAGAACTCCTGCACACCCATGTCCTGCCAGGTGTCCATGCCGGCGTTGAACGCCACGACGGGGATTCCCTTGGCCGCGGCGGCCTGCACGGCGGCCCGCATGGCATCGGGTTTGGCCAGCGTGACCGCGATACCGTCGACATTCGCATCGACGGCGCTCTGGACCAGGTTGGCCTGGTTCGGAGCTTCCGGATCGCTGGAGTAGCGCAGCTCGACATTGTCCTTCTTGGCCGCCGTCTCGGCGCCCTTGCGGATGAGATCCCAGAAGGAGTCACCGGGGGCCTCGTGGGTGACCATCGCGATCGTGACCCGCGGGGTGTCGACGGTTCCGCCGCCCGAACCGCCGTTCCCGCCCGCGGTGTCCGGGTTGCCGCCGGTCGACGAGCAGGCCGCCATTCCCAGCGCCAGCACACCCGCCCCGGTCAGCGCTGCCCATCGGCGCAACGACCGGATTCCTCGACTGTTCGCGCGAGCGGTCATCCCTGGCTTCTCCTTCGTCCCGCATCCGGGGCTCGTGAACTTCGACGTCCAGGCGGTCGCGGTATCCCGGCGACGCGCCACCGTTGATGTAATACGGCTCACACCGGAAAGTCAACACTTTGTCCTGACATTAGGACTGCACGTCATATGCGAGCCGGTGGCGCCGGGCGTTCAGCTCACCGGTCGACGAGGGTTGTCTCGAAGTAGTACCGCGACGCCCGGTAGCAGTGACTTCCGAATTCGACCGCGCGCCCCGAATCGTCGAAGGCCGTCCGGCTCATGGTCAGCAGCGGGGCCCCGACCTTCTCTTCGAGCAACCGAGCCTCGGTGCGCTGGGCCGGTCTGGCACCGATCCGCTGGCGCGCCAGCCGGATGTGCACCCCCCTGCCACGCAGCGCCTGATACAACCCGCTTGCCTCGAGTTCCCCGGCGTCCGGGGCGATCTCGGCCGGCAGGTGGTTGGTCATGATGGCCAGCGGCTCCCCGTTGGCATAACGCAAGCGCTGCACGGTGACGATCTCGTGGTCGGTGGACAAGTTGAGCTCGGCGGCGATCTCGTCATCGGCGACGCCGCGGCGGTACTCCAACAGCTGTGTTGTCGGATCCTGTCCGGATTTCGCGAGATCGTCGAAGAGGCTGGTCAATTCGACGCGCCGGTGCACCGGGTTCTGCACCACCTGCGTGCCGACGCCGCGCTTGCGGACCAGCAACCCCTTGTCCACGAGCTCCTGGATGGCGCGCCGGGTCGTCGGCCTCGACAGCGCCAATCGGCCGGCCAAGGACAGCTCGTTCTCGAATCTGTCACCCGGGGCGAGTTCGCCACTGCGGATCGCCGCCTCGATCGCCTGCGCGAGCTGGTAGTAGAGGGGCACAGGGCTGGACCTGTCGAGTTCGACCGCTAGGGGCACGTCCACTCCGATTTCGTCGGCGATGATCAGCAAGACTAACCGAACCTGCGCACTATGACCGAAAGTTCGAATGTCAGGACAAATTGTTGACAGGGGTAGGTGATCGGGGGCACAGTGCTTGCGACAGAGCCCTGCACCCACTTCGGGAGATCACGTGTCGTCACCACCCCAGCCATCAACCGATCCGTTCGATGTCATCGCCATCGGCCGCAGCGGTGTCGACATCTACCCGCTGCAGACGGGTGTGGGACTCGACGAGGTCGACACCTTCGGGAAGTTCCTCGGCGGCAGCGCGGCCAATGTCGCGGTGGCCGCCGCGCGACTGGGCAACCGCACCGCCCTGATCTCGGGAACCGGCGACGATCCGTTCGGACGGTTCGTCCGCGATGAACTGGCCCGCCTCGGGGTCGACAACCGCTATGTGGGCATCCACGGCCGCTATCCCACCCCGGTCACCTTCTGCGAGATCTTCCCGCCCGACGATTTCCCGCTCTACTTCTACCGCAAGCCCTCGGCGCCCGATCTGCAGATCGAAGCCGGTGACATCGATGCCGACGCCGTGCGCACCGCACGATTGTTCTGGTCCACGCTGACCGGCCTGTCCGAAGAGCCCAGCCGCAGCGCGCATTTCGCGGCCTGGGCCGCACGTGCCCGCACGCCGCTCACGGTGCTCGATCTCGACTACCGGCCGATGTTCTGGGCCGACCCCGCCGCAGCAGGTGAGCAGGCGGTGCGTGCGCTGGGCCAGGTCACCGTCGCCGTGGGCAACCGCGAGGAGTGCGAGATCGCCGTGGGTGAGACCGTTCCCCACCGCGCCGCCGATGCGCTGCTCGACCTGGGGGTCGAACTGGCCATCGTCAAACAAGGCCCGCGCGGTGTGCTCGGCAAGACCAGGCACAGTTCGGTGACGGTCGCACCCAACGACGTCGACGTCGTCAACGGCCTGGGTGCCGGAGACGCGTTCGGGGGCAGCCTCATTCACGGTCTGCTGCGGAACTGGCCACTGGAGAAGACCCTTCGCTACGCCAACGCCGCCGGCGCCATCGTGGCATCCCGGCTGGAATGTTCTACGGCCATGCCCACCGCCGCCGAGGTCGCCGAACTCGCCGAACAGAGCGCCGTGGAGGCCGTCAATGTCTGACGCACTGTGCCGTGACTACGCCGAGGTCACCGAGTTGCGCGCCGCCGACCCGGCGTCGGTGACGAAGGCCTGGCACGCCCGCACCACCCGGCCCACGGTGCG
The sequence above is drawn from the Mycolicibacterium neoaurum VKM Ac-1815D genome and encodes:
- a CDS encoding substrate-binding domain-containing protein; this translates as MTARANSRGIRSLRRWAALTGAGVLALGMAACSSTGGNPDTAGGNGGSGGGTVDTPRVTIAMVTHEAPGDSFWDLIRKGAETAAKKDNVELRYSSDPEAPNQANLVQSAVDANVDGIAVTLAKPDAMRAAVQAAAAKGIPVVAFNAGMDTWQDMGVQEFFGQDGYIAGQGAGERVAKDGAKKAICIIHEQGNVDLEARCAGMKNTFGATEILNVNGKDMPSVESTITAKLQQDPAIDMIVALGAPFALTAVTSAKNANSSAKIGTFDTNAALVDAIKGGDIQWAVDQQPYLQGYLAVDSLWLYLNNKNVIGGGKPTLTGPAFIDNTNIDAVAELAKGGTR
- the iolC gene encoding 5-dehydro-2-deoxygluconokinase, translating into MSSPPQPSTDPFDVIAIGRSGVDIYPLQTGVGLDEVDTFGKFLGGSAANVAVAAARLGNRTALISGTGDDPFGRFVRDELARLGVDNRYVGIHGRYPTPVTFCEIFPPDDFPLYFYRKPSAPDLQIEAGDIDADAVRTARLFWSTLTGLSEEPSRSAHFAAWAARARTPLTVLDLDYRPMFWADPAAAGEQAVRALGQVTVAVGNREECEIAVGETVPHRAADALLDLGVELAIVKQGPRGVLGKTRHSSVTVAPNDVDVVNGLGAGDAFGGSLIHGLLRNWPLEKTLRYANAAGAIVASRLECSTAMPTAAEVAELAEQSAVEAVNV
- a CDS encoding GntR family transcriptional regulator, with protein sequence MDVPLAVELDRSSPVPLYYQLAQAIEAAIRSGELAPGDRFENELSLAGRLALSRPTTRRAIQELVDKGLLVRKRGVGTQVVQNPVHRRVELTSLFDDLAKSGQDPTTQLLEYRRGVADDEIAAELNLSTDHEIVTVQRLRYANGEPLAIMTNHLPAEIAPDAGELEASGLYQALRGRGVHIRLARQRIGARPAQRTEARLLEEKVGAPLLTMSRTAFDDSGRAVEFGSHCYRASRYYFETTLVDR
- a CDS encoding ABC transporter permease: MSTQTEVTLENHTVVRDERVKERNRLQRILIRPEMGAGIGAIGIFIAFLVVAAPFREASSLATVLYASSTIGIMACGVALLMIGGEFDLSAGVAVTFSSLAASMLAYNLHLNLWVGAALALVLSLAVGFFNGFLVMKTKIPSFLITLSTFFMLAGINLAVTKLVAGQVATQSVNDMAGWESAQKVFSSSFTVFGVGIRVTVLWWLVFTVVATWVLFKTRIGNWIFAVGGDAESARAIGIPVTKVKIGLFMFVGFCAWFVGMHLLFAFNTVQSGQGIGNEFFYIIAAVIGGCLLTGGYGTAVGAAIGAFIFGMTNQGIVYAGWDPDWFKFFLGGMLLFAVIANNAFRNYAAKK